In a genomic window of Microterricola viridarii:
- a CDS encoding DUF2871 domain-containing protein, producing MTKLFYAAFVYMGLGVASGLFYREFTKANDFPDGQFTQLGLVHTHLLALGFIVLLIVLALEKLFGMSESKLFPWFFWTYNAGVVITSAMMVWHGSLTVLGQESTAMIAGIAGIGHILLTVGMVLLFLALRPGVLAQQAAKKAVPAGS from the coding sequence ATGACCAAGCTCTTCTACGCCGCATTCGTCTACATGGGGCTCGGCGTTGCGTCGGGCCTGTTCTACCGGGAGTTCACCAAGGCCAACGACTTCCCCGACGGCCAGTTCACCCAGCTCGGCCTGGTGCACACGCACCTGCTCGCCCTCGGCTTCATCGTGCTGCTGATCGTGCTGGCGCTGGAGAAGCTGTTCGGGATGTCGGAGAGCAAGCTGTTCCCATGGTTCTTCTGGACCTACAACGCCGGCGTGGTCATCACCTCGGCCATGATGGTCTGGCACGGCTCGCTGACCGTGCTCGGCCAGGAGTCAACGGCGATGATCGCCGGCATCGCCGGGATCGGCCACATCCTGCTCACCGTGGGCATGGTGCTGCTCTTCCTGGCGCTCCGCCCCGGCGTCCTGGCCCAGCAGGCCGCGAAGAAGGCCGTCCCGGCCGGCTCCTAG
- a CDS encoding sensor histidine kinase: MARTPLTQSSPGSAGAQDAQRTPRALSTTIRSMQIGLHLITAALIVVAATRAAVDAVPLAPVLTGALAFAGWYAGGILLAGRVQGRHVGGWWLAGLALIWVGAVAASAEFIWLAFPLWLLAGYVLRLRWAIPFSVAIFAVVTVAPILQFGSTNYATIIGPLLGGTFALSISRGYVELVNDLRERQRLVASLVQAQQEMAALQEELAQTQRLAGAKAERTRISRDIHDTIAQGFSSISLLATGALESAQNENGQGERMPRTLAQIDAIARDNLVDVRRIVAALAPSELEEVALAGALRRMLDRLTEESGIVTELRVDDGLPALPTTVEVALLRTAQSALANVRQHAEASRVVVNLADAGDSVRLDIVDDGRGFDARAWDAGAGTSAGGGYGLHSMRARLRELGGGLDVESAPGEGAALSAHVPLARGLKAEG, encoded by the coding sequence ATGGCACGCACTCCGCTGACGCAGTCCTCACCCGGTAGCGCGGGTGCTCAGGACGCGCAGCGCACGCCGCGCGCCCTGAGCACCACCATCCGCTCGATGCAGATCGGCCTGCACCTGATCACGGCGGCGCTCATCGTCGTGGCGGCGACGCGGGCCGCCGTCGACGCCGTGCCGCTCGCGCCGGTGCTGACCGGGGCGCTCGCCTTCGCCGGCTGGTACGCCGGCGGCATCCTGCTGGCCGGCCGCGTGCAGGGCCGCCACGTCGGCGGCTGGTGGCTGGCCGGGCTCGCCCTCATCTGGGTGGGGGCCGTCGCGGCGTCCGCCGAGTTCATCTGGCTGGCGTTCCCGCTCTGGCTGCTCGCGGGCTACGTGCTGCGCCTGCGCTGGGCGATCCCGTTCTCCGTCGCGATCTTCGCGGTGGTGACGGTGGCGCCGATCCTGCAGTTCGGCAGCACCAACTACGCCACCATCATCGGGCCGCTGCTCGGCGGCACCTTCGCGCTCAGCATCTCCCGCGGCTATGTCGAGCTGGTCAACGACCTGCGCGAGCGCCAGCGCCTGGTGGCCTCGCTCGTGCAGGCGCAGCAGGAGATGGCCGCGCTGCAGGAGGAGCTCGCCCAGACCCAGCGGCTCGCTGGCGCCAAGGCCGAGCGCACCCGCATCTCGCGCGACATCCACGACACCATCGCCCAGGGCTTCTCCTCCATCTCGCTGCTGGCGACGGGCGCCCTCGAGAGCGCACAGAACGAGAACGGGCAGGGCGAGCGGATGCCGCGCACGCTGGCCCAGATCGACGCCATCGCCCGCGACAACCTCGTCGACGTGCGCCGCATCGTCGCCGCCCTGGCGCCGTCCGAGCTCGAGGAGGTCGCCCTGGCCGGGGCGCTCCGGCGCATGCTCGACCGGCTCACCGAGGAGAGCGGGATCGTGACGGAGCTGCGCGTCGACGACGGCCTGCCGGCGCTGCCCACCACCGTGGAGGTCGCCCTGCTGCGCACGGCGCAGTCGGCGCTGGCCAATGTGCGCCAGCACGCCGAGGCCAGCCGCGTGGTGGTGAACCTGGCGGATGCCGGCGACTCGGTGCGCCTGGACATCGTCGACGACGGCCGCGGCTTCGACGCCCGCGCCTGGGACGCGGGGGCCGGCACCTCCGCGGGCGGCGGCTACGGCCTGCACTCGATGCGGGCCAGGCTCCGCGAGCTGGGCGGCGGGCTCGACGTGGAGAGCGCCCCGGGAGAGGGCGCCGCGCTCTCGGCCCACGTGCCGCTCGCGCGCGGCCTGAAGGCGGAGGGCTAG
- a CDS encoding MMPL family transporter, producing the protein MSDSRVRSSLPERLTSRRGAWVSLTLVLLAIVALFGMLSGAEAPAGVSASPANSESAQVKALADQFAGSDEGSVLIVATRDDGGALTDADMAALTAQVPGIDAVTGHEASRPFTSEDGQAAVIQTSITLGEDNTATAQTVKALRAELADNPIHGITAQVTGGSAFGADIAASFEGADFTLLLVTIGIVALLLILTYRSPVLWLIPLTVVAIADRGASLATNAVGTALGLEFDAGIISVLVFGAGTNYALLLISRYREELLKTDDHRRALAAAWRGTAPAILASNVTVVLALLTLVFAVIPGTRGLGISSAVGLLIALAAVLFALPPLLAVCGRRVFWPFVPRPSAATAGQSTAGTSGTATGSTRPGFWGAVATRVVARPVVSLVAGGALLAIMATGLFGTSIGLNQTEKFRVASESAAGLETLSEHFPAGESQPMIVIANSGAIDEVRAAADIPGVVRVTPLGESEDGTLGKLMVTGEPGPGTPESLALVEDLRTAVHGVDGADALVGGAVAEDFDARAGNVQDLLLIAPLVLAVSFLVLLLLLRSLVAPLLLLVVNVFSAVAAIGLGAWLSRVLFGQDALDLQVPLLSFLFLVALGIDYTIFLVHRARSEAALHGTKQGMVRAVGRTGGVITSAGIVLAGVFAALGMLPLVTLGQLGLIVGLGVIVDTLVVRTVIVPAIFSLVGDRIWWPSRPPQARRGVDNAPADAPDGGESEHGTHSADAVLTR; encoded by the coding sequence ATGTCTGATTCGCGTGTCCGTTCCTCTCTTCCCGAGCGCCTGACCTCACGCCGCGGCGCCTGGGTCTCACTCACCCTCGTGCTGCTCGCGATCGTGGCCCTGTTCGGCATGCTCAGCGGGGCCGAGGCCCCGGCGGGCGTGTCCGCGTCGCCCGCGAACTCCGAGTCGGCCCAGGTGAAGGCCCTCGCAGATCAGTTCGCCGGCAGCGACGAGGGCTCGGTGCTGATCGTCGCGACCCGCGATGACGGCGGCGCCCTGACGGATGCCGACATGGCGGCGCTGACCGCGCAGGTGCCCGGCATCGACGCCGTCACCGGCCACGAGGCCTCCCGCCCGTTCACGAGCGAGGACGGCCAGGCGGCCGTCATCCAGACCTCGATCACGCTCGGCGAGGACAACACGGCGACCGCCCAGACCGTGAAGGCGCTGCGCGCCGAGCTCGCCGACAACCCGATCCACGGCATCACCGCGCAGGTGACCGGCGGCTCGGCGTTCGGCGCCGACATCGCCGCCTCCTTCGAGGGCGCCGACTTCACCCTGCTGCTCGTGACCATCGGCATCGTCGCCCTGCTGCTGATCCTCACCTACCGCTCCCCCGTTCTGTGGCTGATCCCGCTCACGGTCGTGGCGATCGCCGACCGCGGCGCCAGCCTCGCCACGAACGCCGTCGGCACCGCGCTCGGCCTCGAGTTCGACGCCGGCATCATCAGCGTGCTCGTGTTCGGCGCCGGCACGAACTACGCCCTGCTGCTCATCTCGCGCTACCGCGAGGAGCTGCTGAAGACCGACGACCACCGCCGCGCCCTCGCCGCGGCCTGGCGCGGAACCGCCCCGGCCATCCTCGCCTCCAACGTCACCGTCGTGCTGGCCCTGCTGACCCTCGTCTTCGCCGTCATCCCCGGCACCCGCGGCCTCGGCATCTCCTCGGCCGTCGGCCTGCTGATCGCCCTCGCCGCCGTGCTCTTCGCGCTGCCGCCGCTGCTCGCCGTGTGCGGACGCCGCGTGTTCTGGCCCTTCGTCCCGCGCCCCAGCGCAGCCACCGCGGGGCAGAGCACCGCGGGCACGAGCGGCACCGCCACGGGCAGCACCCGCCCGGGCTTCTGGGGCGCGGTCGCCACCCGCGTCGTCGCCCGCCCCGTCGTGTCGCTCGTCGCCGGCGGCGCCCTGCTGGCCATCATGGCCACCGGCCTGTTCGGCACCTCGATCGGCCTGAACCAGACCGAGAAGTTCCGGGTCGCGTCCGAGTCCGCCGCCGGCCTCGAGACCCTTTCCGAGCACTTCCCCGCCGGGGAGTCGCAGCCGATGATCGTGATCGCCAACAGCGGGGCGATCGACGAGGTGCGCGCAGCCGCAGACATCCCCGGCGTCGTGCGGGTCACCCCGCTCGGCGAGTCTGAGGACGGCACGCTCGGCAAGCTGATGGTCACCGGCGAGCCCGGCCCTGGCACGCCGGAGAGCCTCGCCCTCGTCGAGGACCTGCGCACGGCCGTGCACGGCGTCGACGGGGCGGACGCCCTCGTCGGCGGCGCCGTGGCCGAGGACTTCGACGCCCGCGCCGGCAACGTGCAGGACCTCCTGCTGATCGCCCCGCTGGTGCTCGCGGTGAGCTTCCTCGTGCTGCTCCTGCTGCTGCGCTCGCTCGTCGCGCCGCTGCTGCTGCTCGTCGTCAACGTGTTCAGCGCCGTCGCCGCCATCGGCCTCGGAGCCTGGCTCAGCCGGGTGCTGTTCGGCCAGGACGCGCTCGACCTGCAGGTTCCGTTGCTCTCCTTCCTCTTCCTCGTCGCGCTGGGCATCGACTACACGATCTTCCTGGTGCACCGGGCTCGGAGCGAGGCCGCACTGCACGGCACCAAGCAGGGCATGGTGCGCGCCGTCGGGCGCACCGGAGGCGTGATCACCAGCGCCGGCATCGTGCTGGCCGGTGTCTTCGCGGCCCTCGGCATGCTGCCGCTGGTCACGCTCGGCCAGCTCGGCCTGATCGTCGGGCTCGGCGTGATCGTCGACACCCTGGTGGTGCGCACCGTGATCGTTCCCGCGATCTTCAGCCTGGTCGGCGATCGCATCTGGTGGCCGTCCCGCCCGCCGCAGGCACGCCGGGGTGTCGACAACGCCCCCGCCGACGCACCCGACGGGGGAGAATCGGAGCATGGCACGCACTCCGCTGACGCAGTCCTCACCCGGTAG
- a CDS encoding response regulator — MAITVLLVDDHPVVRTGLRALFDNSDDVQVVGEAASGEEAIALAEHLHPDVVLCDLRLGDGIDGVETTAALRAQQPAPAVIILTTFDRDVEILRAIEAGAAGYLLKDVSPATIVSSLKEAARGGMVLAPEMAKRVVDGMRHPRPRLTEREMEVLRLLGTGASNREIARELFVTEATVKTHLVHLFSKLNVESRAKAVSVARETGLL, encoded by the coding sequence ATGGCGATCACGGTTCTGCTGGTGGATGACCACCCGGTGGTGCGCACCGGCCTGCGCGCGCTGTTCGACAACAGCGACGACGTGCAGGTCGTCGGCGAGGCGGCATCCGGCGAGGAGGCCATCGCCCTGGCCGAGCACCTGCACCCCGATGTCGTGCTCTGCGACCTGCGGCTCGGCGACGGCATCGACGGCGTCGAGACCACCGCGGCGCTGCGCGCCCAGCAGCCGGCGCCGGCGGTCATCATCCTCACCACCTTCGACCGCGACGTGGAGATCCTGCGCGCCATCGAGGCGGGGGCCGCCGGCTACCTGCTCAAGGATGTCTCGCCGGCCACCATCGTCTCCTCGCTCAAGGAGGCCGCCCGCGGCGGCATGGTGCTCGCCCCGGAGATGGCCAAGCGCGTCGTCGACGGCATGCGGCACCCCCGCCCCCGGCTCACCGAGCGCGAGATGGAGGTGCTGCGGCTGCTCGGCACCGGCGCCTCCAACCGCGAGATCGCCCGCGAGCTGTTCGTCACCGAGGCGACCGTGAAGACGCACCTCGTGCACCTGTTCAGCAAGCTCAACGTCGAGAGCCGCGCCAAGGCGGTCTCCGTCGCCCGGGAGACCGGCCTGCTCTGA
- a CDS encoding ABC transporter substrate-binding protein, translating to MSRHMSRNAALAPILAGAGALALVLTGCAGGAGNAAAPTAFTYLINSENTMIPGQITALSEDQCKAENTALPLKVETVPQTNLDQKLQLLAGQNALPAMYAAGNAPALTKTLDESGNVVDFEVALAEIGALDDIEPAAISTIKSLYGGKFNVLPYQYNIEGIWYNKQVFADAGVDVPATWSELVAASAAIAKTGVTPFSASGEQGWPLTRLVGDYLFRDLGADALQKVADGDAKLTDPEYVAAAQAIADLGTAGYFGQGVGSIDYDTAASQFLNGKAAMFYMGSWILESMNDPERNKIGADNVGFMPFPAVEGGKGSIDEYPANVGLPSTMSAKVYDDKVADWLGCIAENYGSAALKDQGTISGFKANSEVSGIDPLTQVVQTTISESTSSVLWFEALFSTKATTTSQTNAAQLVSGAISAEEFMKLVQADLDS from the coding sequence ATGTCACGACACATGAGTCGGAACGCCGCTCTGGCGCCGATCTTGGCGGGCGCGGGCGCTCTTGCCCTGGTACTCACCGGCTGCGCCGGCGGCGCGGGCAACGCGGCAGCCCCGACCGCGTTCACCTACCTGATCAACTCGGAGAACACGATGATCCCGGGTCAGATCACGGCGCTCAGCGAAGACCAGTGCAAGGCGGAGAACACCGCACTGCCGCTCAAGGTTGAGACCGTTCCGCAGACCAACCTGGACCAGAAGCTGCAGCTGCTCGCCGGGCAGAACGCACTGCCGGCGATGTACGCCGCGGGCAACGCACCCGCCCTCACCAAGACCCTCGATGAGTCGGGCAACGTCGTCGACTTCGAGGTGGCGCTCGCCGAGATCGGCGCGCTGGACGACATCGAGCCGGCCGCCATCTCCACCATCAAGTCGCTGTACGGCGGCAAGTTCAACGTGCTTCCCTACCAGTACAACATCGAGGGCATCTGGTACAACAAGCAGGTCTTCGCCGACGCCGGCGTGGATGTCCCCGCCACCTGGAGCGAGCTGGTAGCTGCCTCGGCGGCCATCGCAAAGACCGGGGTCACCCCGTTCTCCGCGTCGGGCGAGCAGGGCTGGCCGCTGACCCGCCTGGTCGGCGACTACCTCTTCCGTGACCTCGGAGCCGACGCGCTCCAGAAGGTCGCCGACGGCGACGCCAAGCTCACCGACCCCGAGTACGTGGCGGCGGCGCAGGCCATCGCAGATCTCGGAACCGCCGGGTACTTCGGCCAGGGCGTCGGATCGATCGACTACGACACCGCTGCCTCGCAGTTCCTCAACGGCAAGGCCGCCATGTTCTACATGGGCAGCTGGATCCTCGAGTCGATGAACGACCCGGAGCGCAACAAGATCGGCGCCGACAACGTCGGCTTCATGCCCTTCCCCGCCGTCGAGGGCGGCAAGGGATCCATCGACGAGTACCCGGCCAATGTGGGGCTGCCCAGCACCATGAGCGCCAAGGTCTACGACGACAAGGTCGCCGACTGGCTCGGCTGCATCGCCGAGAACTACGGCAGCGCCGCGCTCAAGGACCAGGGCACGATCTCCGGCTTCAAGGCCAACAGCGAGGTGAGCGGCATCGACCCGCTCACTCAGGTTGTGCAGACCACCATCAGTGAATCCACCTCGAGTGTGCTCTGGTTCGAGGCGCTGTTCTCGACCAAGGCCACCACGACGAGCCAGACCAACGCGGCGCAGCTCGTGAGCGGCGCGATCAGCGCCGAGGAGTTCATGAAGCTCGTGCAGGCGGATCTCGACAGCTAG
- a CDS encoding LacI family DNA-binding transcriptional regulator, whose product MTSVSKARGAQTGDSRMMDVALRAGVSHGTVSNFFNRPQLLSEATREKVAQAVADLAFVPNDAARTLAKGTGNTIGVVLVDIGNSFFVDIARGVEAAAAESAHKLLLANSDVNAQKQDDYLELFDETRVRGIILAPLDGEQDGAARVRSHGRPVVFVNWPGEDDASCGVIVDEEHGGYLAARHLIELGRTKLLFAGGPLTLHAVADRLNGVRRAIDEAPGVTLEVLETHSLTTRAGRVLGHELAIRPPARQPDGVVCAADSLAIGCIEQLVGAGIRVPEDIAVTGYDNNHYGAESAVPVTTIAQPGHEMGVIAAGLLAEEVGGLPGHTHRTVILKPSLLVRKSTVASAVPAIADAPETAR is encoded by the coding sequence ATGACGTCAGTATCAAAAGCGCGGGGCGCTCAAACGGGCGACTCCCGGATGATGGACGTCGCGCTGCGCGCCGGAGTCTCGCACGGCACCGTGTCCAACTTCTTCAACCGCCCTCAGCTGCTGAGCGAGGCAACCCGGGAGAAGGTGGCTCAGGCCGTCGCTGATCTGGCGTTCGTGCCCAACGACGCCGCGCGCACTCTCGCCAAGGGCACGGGCAACACCATCGGGGTCGTGCTCGTCGACATCGGCAACTCCTTCTTCGTCGACATCGCCCGCGGCGTCGAGGCCGCAGCCGCCGAGTCCGCGCACAAGCTCCTGCTCGCCAACAGCGACGTCAACGCACAGAAGCAGGACGACTACCTCGAGCTCTTCGACGAGACGCGCGTGCGCGGCATCATCCTGGCGCCGCTGGACGGAGAGCAGGACGGTGCGGCGCGCGTGCGCAGCCACGGGCGCCCGGTCGTGTTCGTCAACTGGCCCGGGGAGGACGACGCCTCCTGCGGGGTGATCGTCGACGAGGAGCATGGCGGCTACCTGGCGGCGCGGCACCTGATTGAGCTGGGCAGGACCAAACTCCTCTTCGCCGGCGGGCCACTCACCCTGCACGCGGTGGCCGACAGGCTGAATGGCGTCCGTCGGGCGATCGACGAGGCCCCGGGAGTCACCCTCGAGGTGCTCGAGACGCACAGCCTCACGACCAGGGCCGGCCGTGTCCTCGGCCACGAGCTCGCGATCCGTCCGCCCGCCCGGCAGCCGGACGGGGTGGTCTGCGCGGCGGACTCGCTGGCCATCGGCTGCATCGAGCAGCTCGTCGGGGCCGGCATCCGTGTGCCGGAGGACATCGCGGTGACGGGCTACGACAACAACCACTACGGAGCGGAGAGCGCCGTTCCCGTGACCACCATCGCGCAGCCCGGCCACGAGATGGGCGTGATCGCGGCGGGGCTCCTCGCTGAAGAGGTCGGCGGCCTGCCAGGCCACACCCACCGCACCGTCATCCTCAAGCCGTCGCTCCTCGTGCGAAAGAGCACCGTGGCCAGCGCCGTTCCGGCAATCGCCGACGCGCCGGAGACCGCCAGGTGA
- a CDS encoding aldo/keto reductase, which yields MRSSPRRIGDVDVSSIALGTAGLVFDNSHSAASRAAAIGAAIDAGITAFDTAAAYSSAGEPHSGERMLGDRLRAAGVLGSVEVITKGGHSRSGDSFPIDGRPESIHSHCRGSLAALGVGVIDLYLLHWPDPEVPIEESVGAMLELQRSGLIRDIGVSNVSLEQLQRARSVAPIAAVENKFALDGTQDEILLAAEAAGIAYLGYSPLGTVREWPLFAARPEVSAIAAQHGADPQQLVIAWLLARSPSFIAVSGASRPTTIRSAADAGGLVLSPGELAALGAALSRHPARPDA from the coding sequence GTGAGGTCGTCACCGCGCCGCATCGGCGATGTCGACGTCTCGTCGATCGCGCTCGGAACGGCCGGGCTCGTCTTCGACAATTCGCACAGCGCCGCATCTCGGGCTGCGGCGATCGGCGCGGCGATCGACGCCGGCATCACGGCCTTCGACACCGCGGCGGCGTACTCGTCCGCCGGGGAACCGCACTCCGGCGAGCGCATGCTGGGTGACCGGCTCCGGGCCGCCGGCGTTCTGGGATCGGTCGAAGTGATCACCAAGGGCGGCCACTCTCGCAGCGGCGACTCCTTCCCCATCGACGGGCGCCCGGAGAGCATCCATTCCCACTGCCGCGGGAGCCTTGCCGCCCTCGGGGTGGGGGTGATCGACCTGTACCTGCTGCATTGGCCAGACCCCGAGGTTCCGATCGAGGAATCGGTCGGCGCGATGCTCGAGCTGCAGCGCAGCGGACTCATCCGAGACATCGGCGTCTCCAATGTGAGCCTCGAGCAGCTGCAGCGGGCGCGCTCCGTCGCGCCGATCGCCGCGGTGGAGAACAAGTTCGCGCTCGACGGAACCCAGGACGAGATCCTCCTCGCCGCCGAGGCCGCTGGCATCGCCTACCTCGGCTACTCCCCCCTGGGAACCGTCCGGGAGTGGCCCCTCTTCGCCGCACGGCCAGAGGTCTCAGCGATCGCGGCGCAGCACGGCGCCGACCCACAGCAGCTCGTGATCGCGTGGTTGCTCGCGCGGAGCCCCAGCTTCATCGCCGTGAGCGGCGCGAGCAGGCCGACGACGATCAGGTCTGCCGCGGATGCCGGCGGGCTTGTGCTCTCGCCCGGGGAACTCGCCGCGCTCGGGGCCGCACTCAGCCGTCATCCGGCTCGGCCTGACGCCTAG
- a CDS encoding 2'-5' RNA ligase family protein: protein MSRLVIVLPLAPLAVGESFAVHSWPLHVTVLPPFLTTAEPEQIARALADASVGLPAITATAGADELFGRRHNVPVTVLEENPELTALHRALRAAVLPFATEPDEPAFTGPGYRPHVTVKQDRRVEPGQLLTLGQLAVVDMAPRAHPAGRTVLATLDLGTPAGS, encoded by the coding sequence ATGTCCCGCCTCGTCATCGTGCTGCCGCTTGCCCCGCTCGCGGTGGGCGAGAGCTTCGCCGTGCACAGCTGGCCGCTGCACGTGACCGTGCTGCCTCCGTTCCTCACCACGGCGGAGCCGGAGCAGATCGCCCGCGCGCTCGCGGACGCCTCTGTCGGGCTGCCGGCGATCACCGCCACCGCCGGGGCCGACGAGCTGTTCGGCCGGCGGCACAACGTGCCGGTCACGGTGCTGGAGGAGAACCCCGAGCTGACCGCGCTGCACCGCGCCCTGCGCGCCGCCGTGCTCCCCTTCGCCACCGAGCCGGACGAACCCGCGTTCACCGGGCCGGGCTACCGCCCGCACGTCACCGTCAAGCAGGACCGCCGGGTGGAGCCCGGCCAACTGCTGACGCTCGGCCAGCTGGCCGTCGTCGACATGGCCCCGCGCGCGCACCCAGCCGGCCGCACCGTGCTGGCCACGCTGGACCTCGGCACACCCGCCGGCAGCTGA
- a CDS encoding MFS transporter — MYRSSSPATAPVPTVDAQHAKRWWALAVLSLTQLVVVLDGTIVNIALPQAQLELGLSDGQRQWVVTAYALAFGALLLLGGRIADYWGRKRTFMVGMLGFGAASVFGGVAQSGMELIIARGLQGAFAALLAPAALALLTVTFTHGKERNTAFAIFGTVAGTGAAIGLLLGGVLTEFADWRWCLLVNVFFVLAGLIGGLLFVTESKAPGENRYDWAGAVTVTLGLGALVYGFTLAEHGWAELDTIGFLALGVLLLAAFVVIESRVAQPLLPLRVVLHRVRGGAYLIQAVIGSAMIGGTVYLAFHLQIVLGFSPLTAGVASLPMTVVIMFCVPFITKLLPVIGPRPMMIVGPLIAAVGLFWLSGITADGNYFTQVLPGLVILGVGMANLFVPVQNLALIGVAPEDAGAASAMANSASQIGGSIGLAVFTALYSTAASAQAELDPTAPLAAFTAGYSVVFASAAVAMLAGAVIAAVFIRGRKEELMPFGEASAAVHVG, encoded by the coding sequence TTGTATCGTTCTTCCTCGCCCGCGACCGCGCCCGTGCCCACGGTCGACGCCCAGCACGCGAAGCGCTGGTGGGCGCTGGCCGTGCTCTCGCTCACCCAGCTCGTCGTCGTGCTCGACGGCACCATCGTCAACATCGCCCTCCCGCAGGCGCAGCTGGAGCTCGGCCTCTCCGACGGCCAGCGCCAGTGGGTGGTCACCGCCTACGCCCTGGCGTTCGGCGCCCTGCTGCTGCTCGGCGGGCGCATCGCCGACTACTGGGGCCGCAAGCGCACCTTCATGGTCGGCATGCTCGGCTTCGGCGCGGCATCCGTCTTCGGCGGCGTCGCCCAGAGCGGTATGGAGCTGATCATCGCCCGCGGTCTCCAGGGCGCCTTCGCCGCCCTGCTCGCCCCGGCGGCCCTCGCGCTGCTGACGGTCACCTTCACCCACGGCAAGGAGCGCAACACCGCCTTCGCGATCTTCGGAACCGTCGCCGGCACGGGCGCAGCGATCGGCCTGCTGCTCGGCGGCGTGCTCACCGAGTTCGCCGACTGGCGCTGGTGCCTGCTCGTCAACGTCTTCTTCGTCCTCGCCGGGCTGATCGGCGGCCTGCTGTTCGTCACCGAGTCCAAGGCGCCGGGCGAGAACCGCTACGACTGGGCCGGCGCGGTCACCGTGACGCTGGGCCTCGGCGCCCTCGTCTACGGCTTCACCCTGGCCGAGCACGGCTGGGCCGAGCTCGACACCATCGGCTTCCTCGCCCTCGGCGTGCTGCTGCTCGCGGCGTTCGTCGTGATCGAGTCGCGGGTGGCGCAGCCGCTGCTGCCGCTCCGCGTCGTGCTCCACCGCGTGCGCGGCGGGGCCTACCTGATCCAGGCGGTGATCGGCAGCGCCATGATCGGCGGCACCGTCTACCTCGCCTTCCACCTGCAGATCGTGCTCGGCTTCTCGCCGCTCACCGCCGGGGTCGCCTCCCTGCCGATGACCGTCGTCATCATGTTCTGCGTGCCCTTCATCACCAAGCTGCTGCCTGTGATCGGCCCGCGCCCGATGATGATCGTCGGGCCGCTCATCGCCGCCGTCGGACTGTTCTGGCTGAGCGGGATCACGGCAGACGGCAACTACTTCACGCAGGTGCTTCCCGGACTGGTGATCCTCGGCGTCGGCATGGCGAACCTCTTCGTGCCGGTGCAGAACCTCGCCCTGATCGGCGTTGCGCCCGAGGATGCCGGCGCGGCATCCGCCATGGCCAACTCCGCCAGCCAGATCGGCGGCTCGATCGGGCTCGCGGTGTTCACCGCCCTCTACTCCACGGCGGCCTCGGCGCAGGCGGAGCTGGACCCCACCGCGCCGCTCGCGGCCTTCACCGCCGGTTACTCGGTCGTGTTCGCCTCGGCTGCGGTCGCGATGCTCGCCGGTGCCGTGATCGCCGCGGTGTTCATCCGCGGGCGCAAGGAAGAGCTGATGCCGTTCGGCGAGGCATCGGCCGCCGTGCACGTCGGCTAG
- a CDS encoding carbohydrate ABC transporter permease, with translation MKHVLGDKRAIAILLGPALLVYTAVMLVPVLWSLGYTVFEGNTIIGFTFVGFDNFTRLAGDPKVWDAVLFTLKYALVVTVGQVFIGYLMSLLYVFVLKKSSNIVRTLVFFPVVLPTVAVALLFQKLFEVAPQTGVVNSIINAFGGESVDWFGSGANAFLVIAIMDIWRSIGFYGVLLYAGIVEIPEDTLESARLDGATGWGLVRHIVLPLSLPVLLSAVIFSINGTLKVFDTIIALTNGGPGNATSPLTLYMFQTSFSYGEYGYGSTIALLLTIVCLLVTVFIFRSSRRDLTKA, from the coding sequence ATGAAACATGTCCTCGGAGACAAGAGGGCGATCGCGATCCTCCTGGGTCCCGCCCTCCTCGTCTACACGGCCGTGATGCTCGTGCCCGTGTTGTGGTCTCTCGGCTACACGGTCTTCGAGGGCAACACCATCATCGGGTTCACCTTCGTCGGCTTCGACAACTTCACGAGGCTGGCAGGCGATCCCAAGGTCTGGGATGCCGTTCTCTTCACCCTCAAGTACGCGCTCGTCGTGACGGTCGGGCAGGTCTTCATCGGCTACCTGATGTCGCTTCTCTACGTGTTCGTGCTGAAGAAGTCCTCGAACATCGTGCGCACCCTCGTGTTCTTCCCCGTCGTCCTGCCGACGGTCGCCGTCGCGCTGCTGTTCCAGAAGCTGTTTGAGGTCGCGCCGCAGACGGGCGTCGTGAACAGCATCATCAACGCCTTCGGCGGTGAGTCCGTTGACTGGTTCGGCAGCGGAGCGAACGCCTTCCTCGTGATCGCCATCATGGACATCTGGCGCTCCATCGGCTTCTACGGGGTGCTGCTCTACGCAGGCATCGTGGAGATCCCGGAGGACACGCTGGAGTCGGCCCGGCTCGACGGCGCAACAGGCTGGGGCCTCGTGCGGCACATCGTCCTGCCGCTCTCGCTGCCCGTGCTGCTCTCGGCCGTCATCTTCAGCATCAACGGCACGCTCAAGGTGTTCGACACCATCATCGCCCTCACGAACGGCGGGCCGGGCAACGCCACCAGCCCGCTCACGCTGTACATGTTCCAGACGTCCTTCTCGTACGGCGAGTACGGCTACGGCAGCACGATCGCACTGCTGCTCACGATCGTCTGCCTGCTCGTGACCGTGTTCATTTTCCGCTCCTCGCGCCGCGACCTCACGAAAGCCTGA